The Porphyrobacter sp. HT-58-2 genome has a window encoding:
- a CDS encoding acyl-CoA dehydrogenase family protein has protein sequence MADLETFRTETRAWLEANCPPEMREPARDDEDVYWGGRRATFKNDAQKAWFEACVAKGYTVPAWPKEYGGAGLSPAEAKVLREEMSRINARPPLSSFGIWMLGPALLQFGTEGQKQRFLNEIARGEIRWCQGYSEPGSGSDLVSLQTYGEDKGDHWVVNGQKIWTSYADQADWIFCLVRTDKNDKYKGITFMLYDMASEGVTTKPILLISGNSPFCETFFDNVKVPKSYGEDCPAYVGEVNRGWDVAKYLLGHEREMISGAGGGERSAAIGAMMKRHAVKLGDELDPVLRAELAMFDVDALAYTAMGEKFLDEIKVGKAHPAQPNMMKYVGTELNKRRHELMMAVGGSRSLEWESEDTGGGKPARGWLRTKANSIEGGTSEVMLNVISKRILDLPGA, from the coding sequence ATGGCTGATCTGGAAACATTCCGCACCGAAACCCGAGCCTGGCTCGAAGCCAACTGCCCGCCCGAAATGCGCGAGCCAGCCCGCGATGACGAGGACGTCTATTGGGGTGGCCGGCGCGCGACCTTCAAGAATGATGCGCAAAAGGCATGGTTCGAGGCCTGCGTGGCCAAGGGCTACACCGTACCGGCGTGGCCCAAGGAATATGGCGGCGCGGGGCTGTCGCCGGCCGAAGCCAAGGTGCTGCGCGAGGAAATGAGCCGCATCAATGCGCGCCCGCCGCTTTCGAGCTTCGGCATCTGGATGCTCGGCCCGGCGCTGCTGCAATTCGGTACCGAAGGCCAGAAGCAGCGCTTCCTCAATGAAATCGCCCGCGGCGAGATCCGCTGGTGTCAGGGCTATTCGGAACCCGGTTCGGGCAGCGATCTGGTGTCCTTGCAAACCTATGGCGAAGACAAGGGCGATCACTGGGTCGTCAACGGACAGAAGATCTGGACGTCCTATGCCGATCAGGCCGACTGGATCTTCTGCCTCGTCCGCACCGACAAGAACGACAAGTACAAGGGCATCACCTTCATGCTCTACGACATGGCAAGCGAAGGGGTGACGACAAAGCCGATCCTGCTGATCAGCGGCAATTCACCCTTCTGCGAGACCTTTTTCGACAATGTGAAGGTCCCCAAGTCCTATGGCGAGGATTGCCCGGCCTATGTCGGCGAGGTGAACCGCGGCTGGGACGTGGCCAAGTATCTGCTCGGCCACGAGCGCGAGATGATCTCGGGCGCGGGCGGGGGCGAGCGCAGCGCCGCGATCGGCGCGATGATGAAGCGCCATGCGGTCAAACTTGGCGACGAGCTTGATCCCGTCCTGCGGGCAGAGCTTGCCATGTTCGATGTCGACGCGCTGGCCTATACCGCGATGGGCGAGAAGTTCCTCGACGAGATCAAGGTCGGCAAGGCGCACCCCGCGCAGCCGAACATGATGAAATATGTCGGCACCGAGCTGAACAAGCGCCGCCACGAGCTGATGATGGCGGTCGGCGGCTCGCGCTCTCTCGAATGGGAGAGCGAGGACACCGGCGGCGGCAAGCCAGCGCGCGGCTGGCTTCGCACCAAGGCGAACTCGATCGAGGGCGGCACCTCGGAAGTCATGCTCAACGTGATTTCCAAGCGCATCCTTGATCTGCCGGGAGCCTGA